In Rutidosis leptorrhynchoides isolate AG116_Rl617_1_P2 chromosome 6, CSIRO_AGI_Rlap_v1, whole genome shotgun sequence, the DNA window gtcgggtatTGACAATGTTTGAtgaagatgcaaattttatttcttgggttagagataatgtcaacggcatgaagatgaggatcttgaagttgtcgtcgaggaagcatctacgtCGGTTATCTTCGCAATGTGGAagtatggttatcttcttctatccaaaaggtggagatttgttggtttattttggctagtagaagatatgtgtatcccacataggtgggaggaagatgtgaggggtgagtgacttggttatataagagggtctaagtcttcattccaaatcgtaccaatcaatacactttaagtatttgattatttctacactttaagtatttgattatttctatctttcttactcttgtttgagagttgtattagttaaatattttggagagtgtagttggcttaagagagtcgtctatatcattgtaacaatttgtgatatagtgtatttctctctttgggggccggtggtttttctcctgttttggagtttccacgttaaatcttgtgttgtgtactgttcttatttctttactattattgttgggctgggtggtgggaattagtgagaccgtaattttccaacatcgaactcctgacctctcctaAAGGAGGCAGATCACCAACCGctagaccacatcacaacttcactATTCTTAAAGATTCATTcatctttttttattttattttttgaaaagCCAAAAAGTATGTAATATAAACAAACTGAATTAAGTGTATACAAGTATAATAGCCAGGCGAGTAAAAAGGCCTAGCTGCCAATGACAAGAAAGTATACAAAGAAAATTATATGAAACACTACAAAGAACAATAAACCCTTAACCGATACCCGCCCTTCTTAAATTTAGATCGCCATAAAAACTCGGCACGAGCCATTGATGCCTTCAATAGATATCTTTTTCGCCCACTTAGAAATCCATTCGAAACTCTTTACTTGAATCTCGCTAAGAATATCCAAAGCTGTTTTACATTTGTTTTGGAAAACTTTTAGGTTCCGGTTTCTCCAAATCAAATAACCCATACTCCGTAACAATTACTGTAATAATTAACTCATTCAGGGCAACTTGAATGGTTTCAAGTGGATTGGCATACAACGATAAACCCAAGTGTCACCCTCAGGATGTACAGAAAGAGATCGGACTCGATCCAAATGGCCCGATTAGCAGGCTAAAACCCATCCACAAGCAACTTAGTATTAATTAATAGCTGATGGATTACAAACCTCGCTGACCCAAATGTGGGATATGATTTAAGGCTTTAAGCAACCTGAAACATCAAACTCGGCCTCAACTAAACTAGTTAATAGACTTGACAAAAGCAAAAAGAGAACATAATCAAGTCGAGATAACAAATAAAAACATTGCCAAACAGTGAAACAGTACGAAAAGAATTTCTATTTTACTAAATAACCAAAGTGACGTAAATGAAATAATATTTACTAACCCAGCGTCACTTTTTCTCCGTCATCCCACATGGCAGCTTGTTTGACGCCCTTGACGCCCCTAACGCGGCGTCAAAATTTGACAACCCGGGCGTCAGTCGAAAATCTGACGGATCCAAAAGTTGTGTCAAATTTTTTTCAGCCAATCAGATTTTgccacatatttttatatattattaattaataaataatatatacaactaccaataatattttaGCACATCACCCATTCACAAATTTAACCTTCAAATTTGACACTCCTCTTTATTTAACATCATCTCTTGACCTTGCCACATCACCAAAAAATACATCATTTGACTTATGTCACCGCCACGGTTAGAAATAGTTTAAATATATCAATTTTTTGAAGTCaggaaaaaaagaagaaaaaaaaaaaaaagagaaggcAATATTACATTTCTAACCCTGGTTATGAACGGGACCAAATGACATTGTTTATACCATGAAACGACAATTAACAAAGTTACTTTTCGTATATTTGATCAATCCACAAATGTCGGTTAATATCTCACCTTTTCTAACCAAGAATACAATATTACTTTTTCAAAACTTTTGTTTCATCGAATAATGGCACTCCCTAAAATTATTTTGATACGAAAAATTTAACATTATTCTAAAATATGTTTAGCTTCATACTACGTATAAAAAAGTCTCAAACGGCATTGTCATAGACTAATACCAAATCTTCTATatctatgatatatatatatatatatatatatatcaattaattAAAGAGAATGCAAATTCACTTAATTGgagattttgaaaaaaaaataattttttgccTTTATTTCAGTTGTATACATATCCATGAATTTCAAGTAAAACAAACAGCCAAGTCTTTACAATACAAGAGAGAGAGTTAAAAGGTCATTTTTCAACTAAATAAGTGTGTAACCTCATTCACTTATCTTATAAACTGTTCTTATTTTCAATTTCTGAAATACCCTCTTCACCACCACCACCTATGGCAGGGCTCGCTGGTGGTGTAGTCTCCGATAACACGGCTACTGTGGGCGGTGTAGTTGCAGCTGTTAAATCTTTGTTTACAATTTCCGGCGAAGAATCCTTTAAGCTGGCAGCAATGGCCGCCGCCAGATCATCATCTTGATAATCCGCAACGTCACCACCGCTATCCCTCAAACTAGCAGCTATGGCGGCGTTCAGATCATCATCTTCTACTGGCGGAGTTCGAGGTTGCTGCAACcgctgttgctgttgttgctgcCGCATCCGGTCAGCATCTTCGGGCAGCAACCACTGACCAAAACCACTTGATGCATCTCCAGATGTAACCGGACACTCTTTTGGGAAGTTACCTCGAACTAAAAAGATACTCCACCCGGAACCTTTTAGCGTGTCGAGATACGCAGAAAGATAGAATTTTGAGAGGTGTTCGGGAGCTGCGTATAAGCTGTCAAAATTGTACCATTCACCGTTGACTTTTCTGATGCAGAACCAGTGGTCTTGTAAATGGCATATAAATGCGTTCTCGTGTTCTGGGTCAACTTGAGCGGGTTCGGCAACGGGACTGTGGAGGGGAATTACTTGTAGGTCCCACACCTCCAAAGCCTTTTGTAGCACCTGACAATTGAGAATGTAAATTTAGGTTACAaaagggattttttttttttttttttaatgttcatAGAATGACCTGACATTATCTATTATCTACATATACTAAAGGAATCCAATTATGTATATGGATCTAAAGATGAATCTTAAATCTACATAGCAATATTATTCACCTACTATTACAAGATAAAAATAAACACTGTTACCAGAGACAATTAGAAACCAACAATTTGGATACAGGAAGGCCATAATAATTAATGATACACGGTAAGCAAATGAATAAAAAATCAAATCACCGACGTTTAAGCATTCAATTAACAGTAACATTATAAACTgaatatctaatatctaatattTAATGGCAAATGGGGACAATGTAAATTGTAAGGATTGTCAACTGCAAAGAATGCTTAAGCCATGAACAACTACTTAGGGTCTTAAACTCTAGAATACTTCAGGAACAAGACCCAtaagtagggatgacaatggatcagaGATATGGATCAGgtgatccatatccatatccatatccatatccatatctatatccatttaattttttaaATCCATATCAATTAAAATATAACTCATTtatccatatccgatggattaTGCGAGTTAACCGATATCCGTTTGATGTTAAGTTTTTCTAAAGATATTCctattatgaaatgaaatcatcAAAGTATTTTTAACAAAGATATGTAATATATGTAagatatataaattttatactatTCACATAGTTGTATATTCACAATCTATATATTCGATAATATTTTAGTAGTTTATATGTACAGGTATAAGGATATGtaaatgtatatgcatatatttaagtaaatatgtaatatatttatatgtatatatgtatttcgaGTGATTAATGGATATACCCGTGGGtgataaattgtcatccatatccgatccactaATTTTAAATTTTTTACATAATCCATATCCGGTTATCATCCATTttaatcatccatatccatttatcggGTCGGATTAATATCCGATAGATCGGACATCCATTGTCATCCGTGTCCATAAGCTACAATTCAGTTACATACTTACATCAGTAACTGTATATATTTTGTTGAGGTGCAGATGGTACGGATATGCCCAAGGTTGTAAAATTCGTTAGTTAGAGACTAGTTGATTGGACCTAGTAGGGAATAATCGGCCAAGTCAGAGACTAGTAAGGAATTAGTCAGACGTTGACAACTTTGACCTTGAGTATATTTGACCTATTTTGAACACATTTTGACCGAATAAATCTAACTTTGAACTAATAAATCCGAGTTACACAGACAAAATTAGACTTTGATAACTTTGATAAAATTAATCGACCAACTAGGGACTAATCAGACTATTTCAAAATCCCGACCAGTCGGCCTAGTCGGAGACTAATCGGCTTCGTCAGGGGCTTCTACAACCGTAGCTATGGCACATATTGGACTCCTAACAAGTTAAAAAGGTAAGTATAAGTTTTCAAGTTTGTTACCATACATATAATCAGAAATGAGTTTGTTATTAGATGATTTCCTTCCCAGTTGATCTTGATAGATGAAGAGGAGAACTAAGATACTGTTTCTTACTTAATCAAATAAAAGTGAAATTAAGGGACACGACACGAATGTCACTCTGGTTGCAAGGCGAGATGTGTTATTCATTAGACTGAGGCCTAAAAATTAAAATATCTAGTACACCcagttgtaaatctccttatttctccccgagatctcatTTTTGGAAGGCAGCCGAGACAAGATGTCCATCtcgcgagatttctcggtcaaggaggtcaaacttggtcaaagccacgatttctcggattttctcgctcatttctaagattttctcgcaaaATCTCGGATTTTctcagattttcttgtaaaatctcgtaaaaatgtgTATAAAGATACAtacaattatttatttatattaaaaaaaactaaaaagccaacgtaagtcaacgtccgagttcTTCCCCAAATCTCCCCGAGATGCCAAGATTTCccaaaaaatgtccaaacgagatctacCCGAGATCCGAGTTCTACAACCTTGAGTACACCCATAGAATATGCGTTTAAAAACATATAATATATCCTCactaatatgtgtgtgtgtgtgtgtgtgtgtgtgtgtggcaaTCTATGTTTGTAATTTTATATGCATATTTTTTGGCTGTCGAATCTTTATATGCATATGATATATCTTCACTAACAACGTCCGAAATATGCATCATAAAGATTTGCAATCAAGAAAGTAATTTACAAATAATAACTTCATATCAgaggaccaaaaaaaaaaaaaaaaaacaatttcaaACAGAACAAGATGTCAACACATTAATTCTTTTCTCCAAACTTCATTAAACAATAGTTATCTTGTTCTTCCATTTCTAAACTCAGTTTTTTCTTTACCTAAAGCAATAGTGATTTGTAGTTTTTGATATTTGTTGCCTTAAAAGTAGTGAATCGTTAAAAAAATATGCAAAGATAACATCATGCTTATGAATCGTCGAATTTAATATGGCTACGCATTTAACAAATTGATACTAACTTCTCAATGGATGAATATGAAACCTTTTAAACTTTTCACAACTCCACATGATAAAACACTTGCATGCATATATATTTAGATTTCAGTAACACCACGTCACATGCAAAGATTGAGAAAATTGACAATCCCACATATTAATTACCATGGATGCTTTCTTGTAGAGTTGCAGTAAACATCCATATTCAAAAGCCTCCTTAAACCATTTGCTACTTTCCCATTTCAAAAGTTAATCAGCTTTCACCAGTTGATATCCTTGGATGTTCGTAAAAAGACTACAAAAGTGTCAAAGGTTTTCAGTTTGTCGAAAACCAAGTGTCACGCGCCTATGCATTTTTTATAGTTAAAGTCGTGAACATTTTTGAGGTTGCCAAGAATACAACTTGTTGAATGATCTCTTGAACAATGAATTAGGCATCACTCTAACTCAAGGAGGTTGGTGGGTATTTATAGATACAATACACTACTCCCCTTTTCGATTAAGTCCTAGGATACAAGTCAATACGTTCTAAATGCTTAAATGAGTCCTAACACTTGTTATGTTCCCTGTGACTATCACAAGCATCGATAATAACTTTTTAAGTAGATTATATATAATTTGAGAGAAACCCGTTATATATATTTAGAGACTGTCAGGGTAAAACCAATTGTTTAAGATCATATCTATATACCATGCTTAACAACATTCCTACAACACAAATTCATGTAAGCCATGATCATTGTTATCAGCACAGCTACATAGTCTAATACGGTAAATATTAACTATACCAAGCACGCAATATCATATTAGCTTAATCAACAATGAATTATAAGTCAAGATTCTCATAAGGTAATGGTTGTAATATACACCTGGCCACTCATCCTTACTAATCTGAACAAATTTCACACCTAAAGTTCGCACGTATAGTGAAGCCATGCACTCAGTTGcacttttcttaaaaaaaaattgcaAATGAAATCTTTTTAAGAGAAAATCATTTGGTACCCTTATGTGTCTTCAAACTTGTTGAACTGCTATCATCTTTAGTAGCTTTAGAAGATTTATGATGCAATACAAATGTCATAAGAATTTTTGAGGCACAAATGGTTTACATAGTATTTTCCTTAAACAAAATTCAAATAAGTATTTAAAAAGGTTGGATTCTAGCAACTCGCCTGGCTTCTAAGCCATTGTAAGGCATTAAACAATTTGTAAGGGTAAAATCATAGTGACTCTAACTTTTGAGAAATGTATTATCGAGTAGATCTAGGAGAAAAAGTTATTTGCAGCTATAAACTTCTCATACCTATATGTCTCCATCTTCTATAATGAGGACTTGATTGTACCCTAATTTTGTATTTTTGGATATAATCCAAAAACTTAAGATAATAATCATGTTCAACCCTATTTTCCCATTTTTAAGTATAAGTCATACAAAGTGTTATTTAGACCATTCGTAACGGTAGGGGGCGTGAGTTGGGGGTGTGGGTtgctttttgatgactaggacgtgtgaGTTGTTTGAGTGAAGTAGTGGTGGTGTGAGTTTGTGGTGTGAGTTAGTGGAAAGCTGATgtggcattttatttttaattttttctgttttatttatttattaaaccttactaataaataatactcTATGCCTAAGTTAAAATTAGGGAGTAATATAATACTCCGTAACtaagttaaaattaaaattaaaatcaataTGCATATGTATGCTGATAtccgtatttatttttatttatttttattacataCACACCCACCTACCTTTATCTTCTCTCCCCAATATCTATCTTCAACGACAACTCCATATCCATGGAGACACTGAAACTTAAATTTCCATTTTCTTCTTTTATTTCATGGTAGCTAGATATGACATGGGACCCACTCACTGCCCAAATTAGCCATCCAGCTTGCGTCACGTGGACTATCCACCCTCCCACACCCGTCTCTCTGCGCGTTGCCAAGCCACGCACCAAAATGCTGTCCCTCTTCCCGCCCTTCCCCACGCGCCGCTACTCCATCGGGGTGAGCGTGGTCGGTTGCCACGTCGGCTACCACAGCGTGAGCCCACCCCCGTTACAACCGGTCTTAGTCCGTACACCACCAGAATAATTCATACACCACAGAACATGCATAATAATAATGTTGTATTGTAAAACCTACTAAAGTAGTTTTAGTGGTGTATGGATAGAACTTCGTGGTACCCTTTCGGAATGTACTTAATTACTTATACACATTCCAAAGTTTGTCGATTTACGTCAAAAAtctacaaatgaactatacaactaataTTAGAATCGAAATTGGTTCCGCTATAAGTCTATAACCTAAAGACAAGTCATGAATCTATTCAATCAAAATTAACATAATTTTGACAAATACAAGTTTCTCTAGAACACAATTATTAATTTTGGTATCACTAACTAATTCAAATTCACTTAAGTTGAACTACAGATATATACATACACAATTAAATTATTATCTTAATTACCAAATCGATAATTAATTTTTGGTATGAAGCTGACCTGAATACTGAAATCACCATCCATAGACACATTAAACGATTCCTCCGTCGAGACGAAATCATCTCCGGCGGCAGAGCCTTCAAGCATCATTTGATGTTCTCTCCGATCGAGATCGGAAGCAAGAGCAGCCAAATCGATTTCTGAGAAAAAAGGTCCCTGTAATACGGTGTTTACACAATGAACGGCGCATAGCTTTGATTCTTGTACCTCGTGGTACAACATTCCTCCGTTGATCGTAGCTTCCATTTTTCGGATAATTGAAAAACCCTAGATTCGATTACGGTGAATTCGAAATGTTTGATTGGGTTTGTGTTACGGTTTTGACGTTCGAACAAGGGTAATTTAGTCACTTGCTGCCTCGTCATGGGAAATTTCTGTGCAACGAGATCATGCGGCGTACGAGTATTTTATGACAATTATCTGAAATGTACCACGGTTATGAAAGAGTTAAATGATATATTTTAGTTATTAAGTAAATGTAAATGTTAAAGACGTTTAGTTTAATGATACGTAGAATCACGGATTccaactaagaaacttgtcgttgtttttataaacatattgatgtacttaacttgatcAAAATAAATGAACTACAACACCAATCGGATGCTAGCCTGTATAACCCGAAAACAATATCCAATATTATTTGTAACTTTGAAAATCGAAGTAAAACTTACTACAGTACCTTTTTTATTGTACAAAAACAAATACTCCGTATATCTTATCTTTATCgaacgaaaaaaaataataaaacttgacCTTTTGTTTCTGCGCATCTTTTACGCCTCACACACCAAAAAAATCTTTGgagtttatttatttatatctaatatatatacactccgtataatatattacatatctttaattaggaaagaattaaagatgaattaaaataaaaacataacCTTAATATTTTGACCAAATATACTTTAACAGAAAGATCATGTTTTAAAAAAAAGGAGTATTTGTTTTTATGTtgttttttttctaatttttatttatgtaattaatatattaatatataaaataataatgatatcattgtttaagttattaaataattagttactataagtacaaatttttttaataataaaatacttaAGATTAATGGCATCATCTAagtgacttagatttttttctttttatttttaaatttttcttaacaaaggaattagtctaataatgacattatcattataggattttaatagaaactatagataaacaaacataaacatatataatataatatataaatataaatatatcaaacCACGTCAGTTTGCATTAGTGGCTATCGAGTTGCCCAATGTATTACACCACCCGAGTTCGATTTTTGACTATGCCAAATCGTTTCAGTAAGGGAGTGTGACCAGAAGATGTGTATAATGCGCAATTCACTTGGTAcccagagggtgcgcataatgcgtaaATCACCCGGTACCATGTCTCGTGATCGGAGGCTTCATTACCCGAGGTTTACTCTCTATGAAGGAGCCAATGTACACATTTATAGGGGGTTTACTCGCTAATCaaaataataaatacaaatatatcaTCATAATTGTTGGAAAATTGTATATGAAACTGAAACAAATATACATATTATCACAAACGTTATAATAAGATTGTAAATATGTATAATAAACAAAATTAAAATAGAACGAAAAGTTAAAACGATCTAGCCGAAGGTTGAacctgccggacttgaacacttgtcCGAAAGGCAACCGTAATGGGGAGACCCTGTTGCGGTTGAGTAGAAAAACTAATTGTGCTTGTGCATTtagtttttttttgtgtgtgtcttTCTACAAAGGCCAAAGGCCTTTATTTATAGTGGAAATCAACACATTATGTTTGCTCCCACTTTCCGATGTGGGACAAATACCAAAAGTTTCTAAAGTTTGCACCAAACAATCAACTTTTAGATTTGATATCTCATTCACTTTTAATCCGTTTTGGACACACATTAGATCGTTGTAAAGCCCTCATCAAGGACTATAAAACTCACTAAATGGTTATCAATATATGTCACTCGGCCATATAATTATTTTGTGTCCAAGTTGATGAAAACACACTTGTTTATTATCGATTTTTCAAACAATAATTACTCTTAGTTATTAGTTAGATATATTATTTCATTAAATTTTAACATATAATATTTTCTAATCTTGATGACGGGATATTttcgtctaatatatatatatatatatatatatatatatatatatatatatatatatatatatatatatatatatatatatatatctcactaGAGCATATGAATTTACAATGATATTTTCGTATTTTTGTTACATTATATCAAAACTATGAGATTACTGTTCATAGCATTATAATATTACTTAATGGTCTTTTAGCACCTTAGATATTTCTTCATAAATATTTCCAGGAGCTTCCTCTTCTATCTCTTCAACCAACATACCTACAACAACCATTTCCTCCATTAATCACTACCCTTTAAAACCACTAGACCTACCTTACAATGATGATCAGCACCTTCTGCAACCTAGCCACCAAGCTATTCACCTTTCCACCCTTAGTTTGTTTGACGAGTTATGCCCAACCTAACCCCACCACCACCGTTTTCCCACCACCATTAAATTGGAGTCGATGGGTTGTGACTACCGTTCTTAATATTTTTTCTTATCTTATTGTCCTCCAGTTATCCTTCGTACTTGCGTCCATTTTCCTTTTGAACCGATTACTGACGGTCACGGGTTAGGGTTTCGTTTTTTGCATACGATTCATGGCTTTCATTGTTTTAGCTGTACTTGGGATGTAGCGTTTAGCCATTTGAAGTGGTCGACGGTTTGTTACCTACAACGCTATCGACGAATGATTGCTAGGTTAGGGTTTCATttcttttttttctcattttttttgtttttttgttgtaATCATTGCACCTTATAGATGATTATATTCTAGCATGTATGGTGAGATATTTgttgttatcatatatatatatatatatatatatatatatatatatatatatatatatatatatatatatatatatatatatatatatatatatatatatatatatatatatatatatatatatatatggagaggatccagtgagaattttttagtgtgagaactctaggaactccaaacactccaaatacactgaaattcaaGCAAAAAAAAAAAGGGAATTCGAGCAATTTtagtgaaattcgagcaaaaaaacacACGGACGGACAAAAATGGAGGTGGTCGAGCAAAAAAAAATGCGGCCGAACAATTATTTCATAGTCGAGCAATTTTTGGAGCT includes these proteins:
- the LOC139852398 gene encoding ataxin-3 homolog; the encoded protein is MEATINGGMLYHEVQESKLCAVHCVNTVLQGPFFSEIDLAALASDLDRREHQMMLEGSAAGDDFVSTEESFNVSMDGDFSIQVLQKALEVWDLQVIPLHSPVAEPAQVDPEHENAFICHLQDHWFCIRKVNGEWYNFDSLYAAPEHLSKFYLSAYLDTLKGSGWSIFLVRGNFPKECPVTSGDASSGFGQWLLPEDADRMRQQQQQQRLQQPRTPPVEDDDLNAAIAASLRDSGGDVADYQDDDLAAAIAASLKDSSPEIVNKDLTAATTPPTVAVLSETTPPASPAIGGGGEEGISEIENKNSL